A region from the Gemmatimonadota bacterium genome encodes:
- the rplU gene encoding 50S ribosomal protein L21 codes for MTYAIIRTGGKQFRVEPGTTLRIPSLPGDAGTSIEFNEVLLGSTGSEAKVGVPTLAGARVTGEIVKQGRDDKIIVFKFKRRKNYARKQGHRQGFTEVRINDITLG; via the coding sequence ATGACTTACGCAATCATCCGGACTGGTGGCAAGCAGTTCCGGGTTGAGCCGGGGACGACTCTTCGTATCCCCTCGCTCCCCGGTGATGCCGGCACGTCCATCGAGTTCAACGAGGTCCTCCTCGGTTCCACCGGTTCCGAAGCGAAGGTCGGCGTTCCGACCCTCGCGGGTGCCCGCGTGACCGGCGAGATCGTCAAGCAGGGCCGCGACGACAAAATCATCGTCTTCAAGTTCAAGCGCCGAAAGAACTACGCGCGCAAGCAGGGCCATCGGCAGGGGTTCACCGAGGTCCGCATCAACGACATCACCCTCGGCTGA
- a CDS encoding acyl-CoA dehydrogenase family protein produces MDDSQYFSEQHLQVRDMVRAFAREAVAPVAARYDASAEFPWENIARMADLGLLGVPWSEELGGAGLDLTSYMIVIHELARVDASHGLTISAHTTLGTSPIVHFGTEAQRQRYVPLLASGKVMGGFGLTEEGAGSDAGGTRTTAVRKGDRYILNGSKRFITHGGVGEIFVATAVTNPEAGTRGISSFILTKRNDDIARATPYGIGTDASLPAMPGFTSGRKEDKLGWRASDTRELIFQDVEVPVENRLGEEGQGFINFMRTLDAGRIGIAALSLGIAEGAFEEALRYSTVRKQFGQPISSFQGVSFQLADMATEIEAGKHLVYHAARMLQEGKAVTKSAAMAKLFCSELAMRATIKAIQVHGGYGYTKEYPVERMMRDAKICEIGEGTSEIQRLVIARELLREIGA; encoded by the coding sequence ATGGACGATTCCCAGTATTTCTCGGAGCAACATCTGCAGGTGCGCGACATGGTGCGCGCGTTTGCCCGTGAAGCGGTGGCGCCCGTTGCCGCCCGCTACGACGCCTCGGCCGAATTTCCCTGGGAGAACATCGCCCGCATGGCCGACCTCGGCCTCTTGGGCGTCCCCTGGTCCGAAGAGCTGGGCGGCGCCGGGCTCGACCTGACGTCGTACATGATCGTGATCCATGAGCTGGCGCGCGTCGATGCCTCGCATGGCCTCACCATTTCGGCCCACACCACCCTCGGCACCTCGCCCATCGTCCACTTCGGGACCGAGGCACAGCGGCAGCGCTATGTCCCGCTGCTGGCCTCTGGCAAGGTGATGGGCGGCTTCGGCCTGACGGAGGAAGGGGCGGGGAGCGACGCGGGGGGCACGCGCACGACGGCGGTCCGCAAGGGAGATCGCTACATCCTCAACGGGTCGAAGCGGTTCATCACGCACGGCGGGGTCGGCGAAATCTTTGTGGCTACCGCGGTGACGAACCCCGAAGCCGGCACGCGTGGTATCTCCAGCTTTATCCTCACCAAGCGAAACGACGACATCGCCCGCGCGACTCCGTACGGGATCGGGACCGATGCCTCCCTGCCGGCGATGCCGGGCTTCACCTCCGGCCGGAAGGAGGACAAGCTCGGCTGGCGTGCTTCAGACACGCGAGAGTTGATCTTTCAGGATGTTGAGGTGCCCGTCGAGAACCGGTTGGGTGAGGAGGGGCAGGGGTTCATCAACTTCATGCGCACCCTCGATGCCGGCCGCATCGGCATTGCCGCCCTCTCCCTCGGGATTGCCGAAGGGGCCTTCGAGGAGGCGCTGCGCTACTCCACCGTCCGCAAGCAGTTCGGCCAGCCCATCTCGAGCTTCCAGGGCGTGAGTTTCCAACTCGCCGACATGGCCACGGAAATCGAGGCCGGCAAGCACCTCGTCTACCACGCGGCCCGCATGCTTCAGGAAGGCAAGGCGGTCACGAAGAGCGCCGCGATGGCCAAGTTGTTCTGCTCCGAGTTGGCCATGCGCGCCACGATCAAGGCCATCCAGGTCCACGGCGGGTACGGCTATACCAAGGAGTACCCGGTGGAGCGGATGATGCGGGACGCCAAAATCTGCGAGATCGGGGAAGGCACCAGCGAGATCCAGCGTCTGGTGATTGCACGCGAGCTGCTTCGGGAGATTGGTGCGTGA
- a CDS encoding D-glycerate dehydrogenase produces the protein MLRPSILVTRRLPAPIETVLRERYRATLSSDDRQLTRAELGTALREFDVVLCTLGDRLDAGLLEGTPRRTVFLANFGVGTNHIDLAACRRIGMPVSNTPGVLTEDTADLTMLLLLAVARRAWEGDRELRAGAWTGWRPTHMLGTRVSGKTLGIVGMGRIGRAVSQRARQGFGMSVAYWSRTRLPLSEESQLGVRWCDSRDDLLSSADFVSLHCPATEGTRHLIDGSALSAMRRGAFLVNTARGDVVNESALLGALDAGQLAGAALDVFDGEPAVNPALLAHPHIVTLPHLGSATIESRVAMGERVLANIAAWVAGEPLPDRVA, from the coding sequence ATGCTCCGTCCGTCGATCCTGGTCACCCGTCGCCTCCCGGCACCCATTGAGACCGTACTGCGCGAGCGCTACCGCGCGACCCTGAGTTCAGACGACCGACAGTTGACCCGAGCGGAGTTGGGCACCGCCCTTCGCGAATTCGACGTGGTGCTCTGCACCCTGGGGGATCGGCTCGATGCGGGACTCCTGGAAGGCACCCCTCGACGAACCGTTTTCCTCGCGAACTTCGGCGTGGGAACGAATCACATTGACTTGGCGGCGTGCCGTCGGATTGGGATGCCCGTCAGCAACACACCCGGCGTCCTGACCGAGGATACGGCCGACCTGACGATGCTGCTCCTTCTGGCCGTGGCACGGCGCGCCTGGGAGGGAGACCGAGAGCTGCGAGCGGGAGCGTGGACTGGCTGGCGACCGACCCACATGCTCGGGACCCGGGTGTCCGGCAAGACGTTAGGCATCGTCGGCATGGGCCGGATCGGCCGCGCCGTGTCCCAGCGCGCGCGCCAAGGGTTCGGGATGTCCGTGGCCTATTGGTCCCGCACGAGGCTGCCGCTTAGCGAGGAGTCCCAGCTGGGCGTGCGATGGTGCGATTCCCGGGACGACCTGCTGAGCTCGGCCGACTTCGTTTCGTTGCATTGTCCGGCGACCGAGGGGACGCGCCACCTCATCGATGGCTCCGCCCTTTCAGCGATGCGACGTGGGGCGTTTCTCGTGAACACGGCGCGCGGCGACGTCGTGAACGAGTCCGCACTCCTTGGCGCCCTCGATGCAGGGCAGCTCGCCGGCGCAGCCCTCGATGTGTTTGACGGCGAGCCCGCAGTGAACCCGGCGCTCCTGGCCCACCCGCACATCGTCACCCTTCCACATCTTGGTAGCGCGACCATCGAAAGTCGGGTGGCGATGGGGGAGCGTGTCCTGGCCAACATTGCCGCCTGGGTGGCGGGCGAACCACTTCCCGATCGCGTGGCCTGA
- a CDS encoding sigma-70 family RNA polymerase sigma factor codes for MADGTLTLSEASDADLVARWQAGDERAASRLVERHAEAVARFVGSLGLRSGVEDVVQDTFIRAFGALASFRGESSLRTWLFTIARRLVSDVRRARKRHPEDEEVREGDAATEYDALDIVIADESHRRMRAALATLSPTQREVFVLRVNEGLSYKEIAEVAGTTEGAARVHYHNALRQVKERLNA; via the coding sequence ATGGCCGATGGAACACTTACTCTCTCCGAGGCATCAGATGCCGACCTCGTGGCCCGCTGGCAGGCAGGCGACGAGCGAGCCGCATCGCGTCTCGTGGAACGGCACGCCGAGGCGGTGGCACGATTCGTCGGCAGCCTGGGGCTGCGGAGCGGGGTGGAGGACGTCGTGCAAGACACGTTTATCCGGGCTTTCGGGGCGTTGGCGTCTTTTCGGGGCGAAAGCTCGCTGCGTACCTGGCTGTTCACGATCGCACGACGTTTGGTGTCGGATGTCCGCCGGGCCCGCAAGCGGCACCCGGAGGACGAGGAGGTCCGCGAGGGGGACGCCGCCACGGAGTATGACGCCCTCGACATCGTGATTGCCGACGAGTCCCATCGCCGGATGCGGGCCGCACTGGCGACGTTATCGCCGACGCAACGTGAGGTGTTTGTCTTGCGCGTGAACGAAGGGTTGTCCTACAAGGAGATCGCCGAGGTCGCGGGGACCACGGAAGGGGCGGCACGGGTGCACTATCACAACGCACTGCGGCAGGTGAAGGAGCGTCTCAATGCTTGA
- a CDS encoding DUF1446 domain-containing protein, with translation MKDVVRVAAGQGFWGDWLAAPRRQVEGGPVDYLMLDYLAEVTMSILQKQKERDAKMGYARDFIGAVDSVLEAVVQRGVRVIANAGGVNPHGCADALLSLADQRGVRGKLQLGVVTGDDLLPRLDALIAAGHPLANMDTGAPLTDVRDRVLSANAYIGSEPIIEALGQGANIVITGRSTDTALTMAPLRYEFGWDAQDWDRLAAGIIAGHIIECGAQCSGGNCLHDWQTIPDLWNVGYPIVEARRDGTFEVVKHPGTGGRISVPSVTEQLVYEMGDPHSYITPDVTADFTSIQLAASGPDRVRVSGIVGRPPTDKLKVSIAYRAGFKAVGTLVYAWPDAMAKARAADDVLRRRFVMLGMRFDAIVTEFVGATSTHGYLAGDGHEANEVQLRIGVRSPDKTMVEKFTRELAPLVLNGPPTVTGFAGGRPKVEEIVAYWPALVDKTVVTPVVEIRS, from the coding sequence ATGAAGGATGTCGTGCGTGTAGCCGCTGGCCAGGGCTTCTGGGGCGATTGGCTCGCCGCGCCCCGGCGCCAGGTCGAAGGTGGTCCGGTGGACTACCTGATGCTGGACTACCTCGCCGAAGTCACGATGTCCATCCTGCAGAAGCAGAAGGAACGTGACGCGAAGATGGGGTATGCCCGCGACTTCATCGGCGCCGTCGATTCCGTCCTCGAGGCCGTCGTGCAGCGTGGCGTTCGCGTGATAGCCAATGCAGGTGGGGTCAATCCCCACGGCTGCGCCGACGCCCTCCTCTCCCTCGCCGACCAGCGTGGGGTTCGTGGTAAGCTGCAGCTCGGCGTCGTCACCGGGGATGACCTCCTGCCACGCCTCGACGCGCTCATCGCCGCCGGGCACCCGCTCGCCAATATGGACACCGGGGCGCCACTCACCGACGTCCGCGACCGGGTGCTCTCTGCCAACGCCTACATCGGATCGGAGCCGATCATCGAGGCGCTCGGCCAGGGCGCCAACATCGTGATCACGGGCCGCTCGACCGACACGGCGCTCACCATGGCCCCGCTGCGTTACGAATTCGGCTGGGACGCCCAGGATTGGGATCGACTGGCGGCCGGCATTATCGCCGGCCACATCATCGAATGTGGGGCCCAGTGCTCCGGTGGCAATTGCCTCCACGACTGGCAAACCATCCCCGATCTCTGGAACGTCGGATACCCGATCGTCGAGGCCCGGCGCGACGGCACCTTCGAGGTCGTCAAGCATCCGGGCACCGGCGGACGGATCTCCGTCCCCTCGGTGACCGAGCAGCTGGTCTACGAAATGGGGGATCCCCACAGCTATATCACGCCGGACGTCACGGCAGACTTCACGAGTATTCAGCTGGCGGCCTCGGGCCCGGATCGCGTGCGCGTCTCCGGGATCGTGGGACGGCCCCCGACCGACAAGCTCAAGGTCTCGATTGCCTACCGCGCCGGGTTCAAGGCCGTCGGTACCCTGGTCTACGCGTGGCCGGACGCCATGGCCAAGGCGCGGGCAGCCGATGACGTCCTGCGCCGACGCTTCGTGATGCTCGGCATGCGCTTTGATGCGATCGTCACCGAGTTCGTCGGGGCGACGTCGACCCACGGCTATCTCGCCGGTGACGGCCACGAGGCCAACGAGGTGCAGCTGCGCATCGGTGTCCGGTCGCCCGACAAGACTATGGTCGAGAAGTTCACCCGTGAGCTGGCCCCGCTCGTCCTCAATGGACCGCCGACCGTCACCGGATTTGCCGGCGGCCGTCCCAAGGTCGAGGAAATCGTCGCCTATTGGCCGGCCCTGGTCGACAAGACCGTCGTCACCCCGGTCGTGGAGATCCGCTCATGA
- a CDS encoding Rne/Rng family ribonuclease — protein sequence MKREILINSTSRETRVAILEDDQLVELLVDRPEARRMVGDIYLGRVEAVQPGIQAAFVDIGTEKSAFLHASDVVPIDPEDDDEDEEEEDDDGPPTGRRAKAPPIQDVIKKGDTLIVQVSKEPISTKGPRVTAQVSLAGRFLVFMPHASRVGVSRKIGERAERQRLREQVESMLPPKSGGVIVRTVGEEATEDAFKRELDMLLNTWKKVKRKNTFVRAPALLHRETSLTRGIIRDVFSTKIEKVEVDSRQIYNEIVEYLKGFAPELVERIHLYEGNVPLFDRSEIETEIRDLFKRRCDLPSGGYLIIEPTEALVSVDVNSGRFTGKKDPEKTILRTNLEAARELARQIRLRDMGGIIVADFIDMETRSNRERVVQELRGHLGRDRARTRAFPVSDLGLIEMTRQRVRQSHFQSMTGPCPTCHGTGRVFTPETIVRRVERSVKRMGAEGRKEHVVVKLHPDVAFFLLETEKDFLKKLERVGGFPVELRDDPLLRPDEFKLVQKGAGRDVTQQYAVV from the coding sequence ATGAAGCGCGAGATCCTGATCAACTCCACGTCCCGGGAGACCCGGGTAGCCATCCTCGAGGACGACCAGCTGGTGGAATTGCTGGTCGACCGACCGGAAGCGCGCCGCATGGTGGGCGACATCTACCTCGGACGCGTCGAGGCCGTCCAGCCCGGCATCCAGGCCGCCTTTGTCGACATCGGGACGGAGAAAAGCGCGTTCCTGCACGCGTCTGACGTCGTCCCCATCGACCCCGAGGACGACGACGAGGACGAGGAAGAGGAGGACGACGACGGCCCTCCCACCGGGCGACGGGCCAAGGCACCGCCGATCCAGGACGTCATCAAGAAGGGCGACACGCTAATCGTCCAGGTCTCCAAGGAGCCGATCTCCACCAAGGGGCCGCGCGTCACCGCGCAGGTCAGCTTGGCGGGTCGCTTCCTGGTCTTCATGCCCCACGCCTCCCGTGTGGGCGTCTCACGCAAGATCGGCGAACGGGCCGAGCGCCAGCGGCTGCGCGAGCAGGTCGAATCGATGCTCCCGCCCAAGTCGGGCGGCGTGATCGTGCGTACCGTGGGCGAAGAAGCCACCGAGGACGCGTTCAAGCGCGAACTCGACATGCTGCTTAACACATGGAAGAAGGTCAAGCGGAAGAACACCTTCGTCCGGGCGCCCGCGTTGCTGCACCGCGAAACCAGCCTGACCCGTGGGATCATCCGCGATGTCTTCTCGACCAAGATCGAGAAGGTCGAAGTGGACTCGCGGCAGATTTACAACGAGATCGTCGAATACCTCAAGGGATTCGCGCCGGAGCTGGTCGAGCGGATCCACCTGTATGAGGGCAACGTCCCGTTGTTCGACCGTTCGGAGATCGAGACGGAAATTCGGGACCTGTTCAAGCGCCGCTGTGACCTGCCGTCGGGGGGCTACCTGATCATCGAGCCGACCGAAGCCCTCGTTTCCGTCGACGTGAACTCGGGGCGCTTCACGGGCAAGAAGGACCCCGAGAAGACGATCCTCCGCACCAACCTCGAGGCAGCGCGCGAGCTCGCACGCCAGATCCGCCTGCGCGACATGGGGGGGATCATCGTCGCCGACTTCATCGACATGGAGACCCGCAGTAACCGCGAGAGGGTCGTGCAGGAACTCCGCGGCCACCTCGGCCGCGATCGCGCCCGGACACGGGCGTTCCCGGTGTCCGACCTCGGCCTGATCGAGATGACCCGCCAGCGGGTCCGACAGAGCCATTTCCAGTCGATGACCGGGCCCTGTCCAACCTGCCACGGGACCGGTCGGGTCTTCACCCCGGAGACGATCGTCCGCCGGGTGGAACGGTCCGTGAAACGCATGGGCGCCGAGGGGCGCAAGGAGCACGTCGTGGTCAAATTGCACCCCGACGTCGCCTTCTTCCTCCTGGAGACCGAGAAGGACTTCTTGAAGAAGCTCGAGCGCGTCGGGGGGTTTCCGGTCGAGCTGCGCGACGACCCTCTCCTCCGACCGGACGAGTTCAAGTTGGTCCAGAAGGGCGCGGGACGAGACGTCACGCAGCAGTACGCGGTGGTCTGA
- the rpmA gene encoding 50S ribosomal protein L27, which translates to MAHKKGVGSSRNGRDSNPKYRGIKKYGGERVIAGNIILRQCGTHWHPGRNVGLGTDYTIYALVAGTVKFEHKDKRRMRVSVEPAA; encoded by the coding sequence ATGGCTCACAAGAAAGGCGTCGGCTCATCGCGCAACGGCCGCGATTCGAACCCGAAATATCGCGGAATCAAGAAGTACGGCGGCGAGCGCGTCATCGCCGGCAACATCATCCTGCGTCAGTGCGGCACGCACTGGCATCCGGGTCGCAATGTCGGCCTCGGAACCGACTACACCATCTACGCCCTCGTGGCGGGAACGGTGAAGTTCGAGCACAAGGACAAGCGCCGCATGCGCGTGTCGGTGGAACCCGCTGCGTAA
- a CDS encoding U32 family peptidase, producing the protein MPSHPSQIPELLAPAGSLEAVRAAIANGANAVYLGAERFNARDEGAQLTMAEVGVACAMAHDRGVRVYLTLNILLKDAELSDALRHLGEAIDLGVDAAIVQDLGLIRLIQRVYPSFEVHGSTQLTVHDVSGARFMRTLGINRVVLARENTLEDIRTIRDAVQDLGLEAFVHGALCISYSGQCLMSGMISERSANRGSCAQSCRKDYVLTDTVTGAELDRGYLISARDLAAHDQLAELHAAGISTLKVEGRKKKPEYVATVTLGYRRWLDRLQAGELAVPEFEDVRPLVQIYSRGFTAGMLVGRAGRDYVTREQPDNRGHEIGVVVRSDPGEVIVEVTHAVAERDGLGFEPPPGHRGRGTGFTAQSVQTIGSASTGRVRQVIRSRERIPVGWRVFRNGEAALLERARATWASLPTSTRERKQVVDVRLFGAAGSPLKAIWVAGDEQVETRSDVALTPATQHPLDVSRLREQLGRLGETPFVLGSLDMQGVGTGVFLPVRALNALRTAAVEELTLRRDWTRAADQAIRTATIAAATSLTGVASPVSHTAARLVATTCDVDQAREAAQAGATEVVVDPFLRHPVPPVSRVVALAEELHATGARLRLRLPTIVRPEERRTLDKWLATGLAIQVGHVGLAVELAAAGRDVVADYAVNCTNAHTAALLFERGIARIVASVELTVDELARMVAPWEGRGFDVVLYGRPEGMTIEHCVLSAAFDRVATTCRDLCVSKHRTVELTDPAGYTFPVATDAACRNRLLHSRPIEGSEFVAALGTAGLRGFQLLFNVPGDAVGRVTSAYAASIAAGGSVPGTLSPRELVGSAFTRGHFVRAV; encoded by the coding sequence GTGCCCTCCCATCCGTCCCAGATACCGGAACTTCTCGCCCCCGCTGGCTCCCTGGAGGCGGTCCGCGCCGCGATTGCCAACGGCGCAAACGCGGTCTACCTCGGCGCCGAGCGATTTAATGCGCGCGATGAAGGCGCCCAGCTGACCATGGCGGAGGTGGGGGTGGCCTGCGCGATGGCACACGACCGGGGGGTGCGCGTGTACCTCACCCTCAACATCCTCCTGAAGGACGCCGAACTCTCCGATGCACTGCGTCACCTGGGTGAAGCCATCGACCTCGGGGTCGATGCGGCCATCGTCCAGGACCTCGGGCTGATCCGGCTAATCCAGCGCGTCTACCCGTCCTTTGAGGTGCATGGGTCGACCCAGCTTACCGTTCACGACGTCAGCGGCGCCCGGTTCATGCGCACCCTCGGCATCAACCGCGTCGTCCTCGCGCGCGAGAACACACTGGAGGACATCCGCACCATCCGCGACGCGGTCCAGGACCTTGGGCTCGAGGCGTTTGTCCATGGGGCCCTCTGCATCTCGTACTCCGGGCAGTGCTTGATGTCCGGGATGATCTCCGAGCGGAGCGCCAACCGGGGGTCGTGTGCGCAGTCGTGTCGCAAGGACTACGTGCTGACCGACACAGTGACGGGCGCCGAGCTGGATCGCGGGTACCTTATCTCCGCGAGGGACCTCGCCGCGCACGACCAGCTGGCCGAGCTTCACGCGGCCGGCATCAGCACCCTCAAGGTCGAAGGCCGAAAGAAGAAGCCGGAATACGTCGCCACCGTCACCCTGGGGTACCGGCGCTGGCTGGACCGCCTGCAGGCCGGTGAGCTGGCGGTGCCGGAATTCGAGGACGTGCGCCCCCTGGTCCAGATCTACTCCCGCGGCTTTACCGCGGGGATGTTGGTCGGCCGCGCCGGGCGCGACTATGTCACCCGAGAGCAACCCGACAACCGGGGACACGAAATTGGCGTGGTCGTGCGCAGCGACCCGGGCGAGGTGATCGTGGAGGTCACGCACGCCGTCGCCGAACGTGACGGCCTGGGCTTCGAGCCGCCGCCAGGACACCGTGGACGTGGCACCGGCTTCACCGCGCAATCGGTGCAGACAATCGGTAGCGCGTCCACCGGACGCGTCCGTCAAGTGATTCGCAGCAGGGAGCGCATTCCCGTGGGTTGGCGCGTCTTCCGGAATGGGGAGGCGGCGCTGCTGGAACGCGCGCGTGCCACGTGGGCCTCGCTGCCGACGTCAACGCGCGAACGCAAGCAGGTCGTCGACGTCCGGTTGTTCGGCGCCGCCGGCAGCCCCCTCAAGGCCATCTGGGTGGCCGGCGACGAGCAGGTCGAGACCCGAAGCGACGTCGCGCTCACCCCCGCCACCCAACATCCGCTCGACGTCTCGCGCCTGCGGGAGCAGCTGGGCCGCCTCGGCGAGACCCCGTTCGTGCTGGGGTCGCTCGACATGCAGGGGGTTGGCACCGGGGTGTTCCTCCCTGTGCGCGCCTTGAATGCACTCCGCACGGCGGCCGTCGAGGAGTTGACCCTGCGGCGCGACTGGACGCGCGCGGCCGACCAGGCGATCCGCACGGCGACCATTGCCGCAGCGACCTCGTTGACTGGCGTGGCGTCGCCCGTGTCGCACACCGCGGCGCGCCTCGTCGCGACGACGTGCGACGTCGACCAGGCGCGCGAGGCCGCACAGGCGGGAGCCACCGAGGTCGTCGTGGATCCCTTCCTGCGACACCCGGTGCCTCCCGTGAGCCGCGTGGTGGCACTCGCCGAGGAGCTGCACGCGACAGGCGCGCGATTGCGGCTGCGACTGCCAACGATCGTGCGCCCCGAAGAACGACGCACGCTGGACAAGTGGCTCGCAACCGGCCTGGCGATCCAGGTGGGACATGTCGGCCTCGCCGTCGAACTCGCCGCGGCCGGCCGCGACGTCGTCGCCGACTACGCCGTCAACTGTACCAATGCCCACACGGCCGCCCTGCTGTTTGAACGTGGCATCGCCCGCATCGTGGCGTCGGTCGAGCTGACGGTGGACGAGCTCGCGCGGATGGTTGCCCCGTGGGAGGGCCGTGGGTTCGACGTGGTGCTCTATGGGCGCCCGGAGGGGATGACCATTGAGCATTGCGTCCTCTCCGCCGCGTTCGACCGGGTCGCCACGACCTGTCGTGACCTGTGTGTGTCCAAGCACCGCACGGTGGAGTTGACCGATCCGGCCGGATACACCTTTCCGGTGGCCACCGACGCCGCGTGTCGCAACCGGCTCCTCCACTCGCGCCCCATCGAGGGGTCCGAGTTTGTGGCCGCGTTAGGCACGGCAGGGCTTCGGGGATTCCAGCTGCTGTTCAACGTGCCGGGCGACGCGGTGGGACGCGTCACCTCCGCCTATGCGGCGTCGATCGCGGCCGGGGGCAGCGTCCCCGGGACCCTGAGTCCACGCGAGTTGGTGGGGAGCGCTTTCACCCGCGGGCATTTCGTCCGCGCGGTGTGA
- a CDS encoding isoprenylcysteine carboxylmethyltransferase family protein: MSYSLLAKRLRLPLGFLLSGAYLALARPSARGLALGGAIALVGVVVRAWASGHIMKNDRLATTGPYAHTRNPLYFGSFLISAGFAVAAHWALLVVVAGFFALIYVPTMQRERANIAGRFPEAYAAYARNVPMFVPRLTPWRQADATATIGFSRALYMKHGEWKAALGFLAALLVLALKLQWSW, translated from the coding sequence GTGAGTTATTCGCTCCTGGCCAAGCGGTTGCGATTGCCGCTTGGGTTCCTTCTTTCCGGCGCGTACCTCGCCTTGGCTCGCCCCAGCGCACGCGGGCTCGCCCTCGGTGGTGCCATAGCCCTCGTGGGCGTGGTCGTGCGAGCCTGGGCATCCGGGCACATCATGAAGAACGACCGGCTCGCCACCACGGGGCCCTACGCGCACACCCGCAATCCCCTCTATTTCGGTTCGTTCCTGATCAGTGCCGGCTTTGCGGTCGCCGCGCATTGGGCCTTGCTGGTGGTTGTGGCAGGCTTCTTCGCCTTGATCTATGTTCCGACCATGCAACGTGAGCGTGCCAACATCGCCGGGCGGTTTCCCGAGGCGTATGCCGCCTATGCGCGGAACGTCCCGATGTTCGTGCCGCGACTGACCCCGTGGCGGCAGGCGGATGCGACCGCGACGATCGGTTTCTCGCGTGCGTTGTACATGAAGCACGGCGAATGGAAGGCGGCGCTCGGATTCCTGGCAGCCCTCCTTGTGTTGGCACTAAAGCTCCAGTGGTCCTGGTGA
- a CDS encoding zf-HC2 domain-containing protein translates to MLDCNNIDIREQLPDLLHGRLDATRVALVEQHLSACAECRAELDVLRSARAVLTATPTPRIDHQAILAAVARTHVTPEARPVRWRWAAAITLVILGGTSVATAVRSFRNDPTSDSTQVPAIVASIDTPTAVPTSTPTVVPTVGEPSAVRLTAGGGIDDLADEDLEALIGALEKIEVAPHAEPEGSRQSRWISSSTGGN, encoded by the coding sequence ATGCTTGATTGCAACAACATCGACATCCGGGAACAACTGCCCGACCTGCTCCATGGCCGGTTGGACGCCACCCGCGTGGCCCTGGTCGAACAACACCTGTCCGCGTGCGCGGAGTGTCGGGCGGAGCTGGACGTGTTGCGATCGGCGCGTGCCGTGCTGACGGCGACGCCGACCCCGCGGATCGACCATCAGGCGATCCTCGCCGCCGTGGCGCGGACGCATGTGACCCCCGAGGCCCGCCCGGTGCGCTGGCGATGGGCTGCGGCCATCACCCTCGTGATCCTGGGAGGGACGTCGGTGGCTACCGCGGTGCGCTCCTTCCGGAACGACCCCACCTCAGACTCCACCCAGGTCCCCGCGATCGTCGCCAGTATTGACACTCCGACGGCCGTGCCAACCTCGACGCCGACGGTCGTCCCGACCGTCGGTGAGCCGAGTGCGGTCAGGTTGACGGCAGGAGGCGGCATCGACGACCTCGCCGATGAAGATCTGGAGGCGCTGATTGGCGCTCTGGAGAAGATCGAGGTCGCCCCGCATGCGGAGCCGGAGGGGTCGCGCCAGTCGCGCTGGATCTCCAGCTCGACCGGAGGGAACTAG